CCGCCCCCCACAGCGCTCCAGTCCCAATCGCACCTTCCCCCGCAAGGGAAAGACCGCAGGCTCAAGGGTGCGAACGGAGCGACCGAGTCAGAGATTGCCGATCAAGGGGATCCCCTCTCTCACGGAGCCAATCCCGGCAACAAGCTTGCGGTCGTTGGCACCGTCACGTCCTTCAGTTCGGTGTCCGGCTTCAGGTTCAGGGTGATGTTCGCTGGAGATCCCTTCAGCTTCGACTTGCTGTCCTTCACGTAGAGGTCCACCTCGATCGGCTTGGACATGCCTTCGATCTTCTCCGAGTCGTCGGTGAAGGTGCAACCCTCGAAGATGCACTCACGGGTCAGCAGCAGGAAGCTCACCGGGATGGTGCATTTCACGAAGCGCGATTGCGAAACCCGCAGCCACTTCTCATTCACGTAGTTCACCGGCTCCTTCTTGCGATAGTCCATGGACGGCATCTCGATCCCTTCGAGCACGCAGTTCTGAATGCGGAAGCCGGTATCCGTCAGGTTCAGCGGATTCGCGAAATTCTTCCGGATGATGCAGCTCTCGAAGTAATACTTCCCCGCCAGATCGCCCCCGTACCACACGCCCGTCTTGCCGAACCGGCAATCATCAAAGCCGCAATTGATAAAGTAATAGCGGCACGCATGATCGACCTCCAGAGGTAGCTGGAGGAAGCGGCACTTCCGGGCGATCACATTGCCACCGGAGATTTCCACCCGCCCGCTCTTGGTGCCGGTCCACACGCTGCCCGGTGCGATCACCATGGTCGGCCACTTCTTCTTCATGCGGTCGCCGATCACGATATGCGAATGCACGCGCTCCTTTCCTGCGGGAATGGTCATCGGCTCCAGCCAGCGATCCTTGATGTCAAAGGCGGCCTTGTTCTCCGGTGGAGCATCCGCAGGCACTTCCACCGCTTCGAGCGGCTTCAGCTCCTGAGCCATCGCGAAAGGCAGCGCGAAAGCCACCAATGCGACACGGCACGAAGTGCGGAAATTACTCCACAGCGCCGGAGGGGTTTCGCCTGAGATCATAACTCCTCCTATCCGGATGGCATATCCCTGTCAAAACCCCAGCGTGTGAGCAGACGGGTAAGTGCGGGCGATTCGCCTTGCGCGCCTCGAAAATGGGTGTATGAATCTCGCGCGCCGACCGAGGTCGGCAGGAACCAATTGACGGTTCCGCCCCCTTTCCGGTCTTCATCGATGAGAGATTGATCTGGGATCTACCTGACGCTCATCGAGACCCGCCAGCCGCCGAAATCCATTCGCGCCGGCAGGCATTTAAAACAACATGACCCCTCAGACCTTTGAGGCGTTGCCGCTGGCTGCGCCCCTGCAACGCGCTTTGCGCGAACTCGAATATTCCGTGCCTTCGCCGATCCAGGCCCAGGCGATTCCCCTTTTGTTAGAAGGCCGCGACCTGCTCGGTTGCGCCCAGACCGGCACCGGCAAGACCGCGGGCTTCGCGCTTCCGATCTTGAATGCGCTGAACGAGCGCCCACGCCCGCTGAAGGCGAAGACCGCGCGCACTCTGGTACTCACCCCGACCCGCGAACTTGCGGTCCAGGTGGCAAAGAGCTTCAATACCTATGGCAAGCATGTCCGCTTCCGCCAGACCCTGATCTACGGTGGCGTGGGCCAGAACCCGCAGGTCGCCGCGATGCGAACCGGCGTGGATGTCCTCGTGGCGACACCGGGACGTCTTCTTGATCTCATCGACCAGCGCTTCTTGGATCTCTCCGGCGTGGAGTTCTTCGTGCTGGATGAAGTCGACCGCATGCTCGACATGGGCTTCCTGCGCGATGTGAAGCGCATCGTTGCGATGCTTCCGCAGCAGCGCCAATCGCTCTTCTTCTCCGCTACCTTGGCTCCGAGCATCGTCGAACTGGCCGAGTCGATCCTGCGCAATCCCGCGAAGGTGACCATCGCACCGCAATCGACCACTGCCGAGCGCGTTGAGCAAAAGGTGGCCTTCATTCACAAGGAGCACAAACGCTCGCTGCTGGAGCAACTGCTCAAAGAGCAGTCCGAGGCCAGTGAATCGAAGCTCACCATCGTCTTCAGTCGCACCAAGCATGGTGCCAACAAGCTGGCAAAGGGCCTTACCGCTGCCGGTTTCCAGGCAGATGCCATCCACGGCAACAAGTCCCAAGCCCAGCGCGAGAAGGCGCTCGAACGTTTCCGCAAGGGCCTCGTCCCCGTACTTGTCGCCACCGATGTGGCAGCACGTGGCGTCGACGTGAAGGACGTCGGGCTGGTGGTGAACTACGATCTGCCGAACGAACCGGAAGCTTACGTTCATCGCATCGGCCGTACCGGTCGCGCAGGTGCGGAAGGCCGCTCCGTGTCCTTCTGCTCGGATGAAGAACTCGAGTTCCTGCGGGACATCGAGAAGATCATCCGCATGCCCGTGCCGCGCTGGGATGACCATCATTGGCATAAGGAAGACTTGGCTGAGAAGCACGCTCGCGGTGTGCGCATTCCATCCGCCCCGAAGCCGAAGCCGCAGGGCCGCTCTCACAATGGCGGCAACCGTGGCAATCAGCCCTCGCGTCGGCCCCAGAACGGAGCCGGCAATACCGCAGGACATGCTCCGAAAGCCGGAGCACCGGCAGGCAATGCATCGCGTCCCTCGCACGAAGCGCCGAAACAGGCTGTCAGTGATCAGGCGGCGGGAACTCGCAATCCATCACGTCGTCGCCGTAGCCGCCGTGGTCGCGGTCGCGGACCGGTTTCGCGTCAGGCTTGAGGAACTTCATGCTCCCGGCGTGCTGCCTTGCGAGGCGGCCTCCGGGAGCGATGTGGAGGGCGGGCACTCTCGCCCGCTGCTAACAGGTCGCTCCGGACAGACACCGACCGCCAAGCCGTCCGGAAGAATCAATACCTCCTTCCTGCCGGTCGTCCCGCGATTGTCTCCATGGCGGTCGTATTGGTGGCAGAGGTCATCGGCGCCGGCACCGGATCCGGCACGTTGTTATAGACCGGCGGCAAACTACTAAGGTAGGCGTAGATCGCCTTCAGGTCTTCATCCGGGGACGCCGCCAGCTGCTGCCATGGCATCGGCGGCAAGATTTCCCTGCCATGGCCACGGCGCTTGCCCGTGCGCATCGCCTTGATGAAGGTATCTTCCGACCACATGCCTGTTGCCGGATCCGAGGTCAGGTTTGAAGCATAGCTGATCCCCCAGGGACCTTCCCATGCGGTCTTGCCTGCGGTGGCCGGTCCTTGGCTGTTAGCCATGAGTTGGCCTGGTTCCAGTTCTTCCTCGGCGGGATGACCGGCGAAGAGCCGCGCCTTGTCTTCGATCAGTCCCATCTCGGTCATGATCTTCGGTGTGTGACAGTCCGAGCAGTTGCCAGCCCGCACCAGGGACTCTCCGCGGGCCATCATCTCTTCGTGGCTCGCCGGTTTGCGGAAGCCTTCACTCCCCGGCCTGACGACGAGCAGGGCTGCCGCGATGGCCAGAAAGCCCAAGGATGCATAGGTCAGAGGAAATTTCATGGCGTGTGGAGGGGTTGTTGTGGCAATGAGACCCTTCAGGGCCTTGCCTTATTCATCCAGCCACGCTTTTCGCGCTTCGTATATGGACCGAACGGTGTAAGGAAAACTCCCACCGTTGCTACCTGAAGCGCTTATTCAGCGCCGCTCCAGCACCGTGAAGATCACCGCTTTTCTTGTGCGGTCAATCCCCACGAGGCCACCGGTCTTCGGGTCCGCGGCGATCCCTTGTCCGGGGAAAGGCGAGTCCACCGTATCGATCCACTGCATCGTCTTCCCTTCTGCGGGCAGCTTCAAACGATACACGCGTTTGTGATCGTGGCCCGTTGCAAGCAGCACATCTCCTTGCCAGACCGCACCGGACAAGCTGGCGCTGCCCCAATCTTTTACCAAATCCGCCGGGTAATCCCAGCGGCCGGTTTCATGCCACGATTCATCAAAGCGCAACAACAGCGACTTCGTATTGTCCTTTCCGTAATGGGCGAAGTGGCACCACCACTCCTTCCCTTTCCTTAGCGCCCAGGTAAGGCTGCCCGGAGGATCATCAAAGCGATGAAACAGCCCGAGTTCCATCGTCTCCGGATCCAGCACGCGGATCTCGCCCTGCTCCGGCTTCAGCGGAAAGTTCGAATGTGCGGCGTAGACCTTCCCATCGAGAATGACCGCGCTGTTGAGATGAGATGCCTTTCCCTTGCTTAGCGCGAGTTCTTCGCCCGTCGCCCGATCAAGCTTCGCGATCGCGGTGCTCGAAACGGCATAGACGAACTTCTCATCCGCCGCAGCCGCCTGCGTGGCATGCGGCGAAGGCATCGCCTGCTTTTCCACGTAAGCTTCCCCTGCGAAGGAATGGGATGCTGCCATCCAGAGAAGGCAGCACCCCATGCTTCGAAAGCAAGGCCACATGAGCGGCATGCAGGGATTATCTCCGCGGACGCGAAGACATGATCAACCGCACCAGCGCGATCGGCACCAGCGAGATGGCGGCAGCGGCCAAGGCGATTTTCAGCCCGGGATAAACACGCGGCTTGTCCCAAGCGAGACCCTCCAGCGCTTCGCTCACCACCTGTTCCTGCGGCACGTAGAACCACTCCCGCGAGCCCCAGTCTTTTCCGGGGCCACGGCCTGCCACTCCGCCGAACTCGGTGTGCACCGGTCCCGGGCAAAGCGCCATCACGCGGATCCCGTGCTCGCGCACCTCGATCCGCAGCGCTTCGGAGAAACTGGTCACGTAGGCCTTCGTCGCCGCATACACCGCGAAGTCCGGGATCGGAAGGATGCTGGCAAGCGAGCTCACATTGATGATCGCGCCGCCCTGCTGCTCGATCATCGTCGGCAGAAGAGCGTGCGTCAGATGCGTCAGTGCCTCGATGTTGAGGCGCAGCATCGACTCCACCTTCATCCAATCGGAAGTCGCGAACTCACCGTAATCCCCCATGCCGGCATTGTTCACCAGCAAGTCGGGAACCAGGCCTTTCGAGAGCAAGTGACCCACCGTCTGCAAGCGCGCGGATGGATCGGTCAGATCCGCCTCCAGCGGCATCACCCGCAGGCCGGGATAAGCTTTCTCCAGGTCGCCAGCCAGCTCGACCAAGCGCTCGGAGCGCCGGGCCACCAGTACCAGCGTCCGGCACTGGGGTGCCAGCTGGCGGGCGAATTCGGCCCCGATGCCGGCGGATGCGCCGGTCACCAAGGCACAGGAATAACGGGCTTCCGTCACGCGATACGATCAGGCAACGGGTTCCGGCTGCGGCTGCTGGGCCACTTGCACGATGCGCAGCGGCAAGCGCATCAGCAGTTCGCCGTCGCAACCAAGGTCGATCGAGTAGATGCCGGCTTTCGGGAAACGAAGGCCCTGCAGGTTCATGATCACGTTGCGGGTCAGGAAAGGCGTGCCCGGCGGAAGCTGGACTTCGAATTCCGGCTCGATCGGCATGTTCTGCGGATCGAGCGACTCGCCGTCTTCATTGATGATGTTGATGGAAAGCTTGTGGCGGCCGCTGTCTTCCTGCGTGAAGCAGAAGCGGAGCGCGAGGGAGCACATCGGATGAACCACCGGGAGCGCACGCGCGGCGAGGGTGTCGAAGGTTCCGGAAACCACGAGCTTGCCATTGTAGTCGGCGGCGAAGTCGCAAAGGGTGGCGATTTGGATGTCCATGGAATTGGATGCTTGGGTCGTTTCGAATAAGACCCCTCGTAACGGGGGCATGGGGTATCTGCCGCCAAAGTGACGCCGCGTCCAGCCTCGAAAACAGGCTCGCACCGAATCACATCAATGAGACGGGCCCGTCGCAGGGAGAACCTTTCCGACATATCCCGGTTTGCAGACAGATAGCTCGGGAAAGCACATCGTCCGCTCTCCAGGACACGCTTCAGTCCTCCGGTAATTCCGTCGAATCAGGC
This portion of the Luteolibacter luteus genome encodes:
- a CDS encoding diheme cytochrome c-553, encoding MKFPLTYASLGFLAIAAALLVVRPGSEGFRKPASHEEMMARGESLVRAGNCSDCHTPKIMTEMGLIEDKARLFAGHPAEEELEPGQLMANSQGPATAGKTAWEGPWGISYASNLTSDPATGMWSEDTFIKAMRTGKRRGHGREILPPMPWQQLAASPDEDLKAIYAYLSSLPPVYNNVPDPVPAPMTSATNTTAMETIAGRPAGRRY
- a CDS encoding DUF6941 family protein — encoded protein: MDIQIATLCDFAADYNGKLVVSGTFDTLAARALPVVHPMCSLALRFCFTQEDSGRHKLSINIINEDGESLDPQNMPIEPEFEVQLPPGTPFLTRNVIMNLQGLRFPKAGIYSIDLGCDGELLMRLPLRIVQVAQQPQPEPVA
- a CDS encoding SDR family NAD(P)-dependent oxidoreductase; translated protein: MTEARYSCALVTGASAGIGAEFARQLAPQCRTLVLVARRSERLVELAGDLEKAYPGLRVMPLEADLTDPSARLQTVGHLLSKGLVPDLLVNNAGMGDYGEFATSDWMKVESMLRLNIEALTHLTHALLPTMIEQQGGAIINVSSLASILPIPDFAVYAATKAYVTSFSEALRIEVREHGIRVMALCPGPVHTEFGGVAGRGPGKDWGSREWFYVPQEQVVSEALEGLAWDKPRVYPGLKIALAAAAISLVPIALVRLIMSSRPRR
- a CDS encoding endonuclease, which gives rise to MAASHSFAGEAYVEKQAMPSPHATQAAAADEKFVYAVSSTAIAKLDRATGEELALSKGKASHLNSAVILDGKVYAAHSNFPLKPEQGEIRVLDPETMELGLFHRFDDPPGSLTWALRKGKEWWCHFAHYGKDNTKSLLLRFDESWHETGRWDYPADLVKDWGSASLSGAVWQGDVLLATGHDHKRVYRLKLPAEGKTMQWIDTVDSPFPGQGIAADPKTGGLVGIDRTRKAVIFTVLERR
- a CDS encoding DEAD/DEAH box helicase, whose translation is MTPQTFEALPLAAPLQRALRELEYSVPSPIQAQAIPLLLEGRDLLGCAQTGTGKTAGFALPILNALNERPRPLKAKTARTLVLTPTRELAVQVAKSFNTYGKHVRFRQTLIYGGVGQNPQVAAMRTGVDVLVATPGRLLDLIDQRFLDLSGVEFFVLDEVDRMLDMGFLRDVKRIVAMLPQQRQSLFFSATLAPSIVELAESILRNPAKVTIAPQSTTAERVEQKVAFIHKEHKRSLLEQLLKEQSEASESKLTIVFSRTKHGANKLAKGLTAAGFQADAIHGNKSQAQREKALERFRKGLVPVLVATDVAARGVDVKDVGLVVNYDLPNEPEAYVHRIGRTGRAGAEGRSVSFCSDEELEFLRDIEKIIRMPVPRWDDHHWHKEDLAEKHARGVRIPSAPKPKPQGRSHNGGNRGNQPSRRPQNGAGNTAGHAPKAGAPAGNASRPSHEAPKQAVSDQAAGTRNPSRRRRSRRGRGRGPVSRQA